CTAATAATAAGACATTTGCTCCTGATAACATCATTTTTGCTAGCATACATCTAACTTTTTCTCCACCTGATAAAACCTTAGCTTCTTTTCTAGCTTCATCACCAGAAAATAGCATACGACCTAAAAATCCTCTAACATATTCTTCGTGTTGATCTTTAGAATATTGTCTTAACCAATCAATTAATGATAAATTAATATTTTCAAAATATTCTGAATTATCTTTAGGGAAATAGCTTTGAGTTGTTGTCATTCCCCATTCAAAACTTCCACTATCAGCCTCTAATTCACCAGCTAATATTTGGAATAGAGTAGTTTTGGCTATATCATTTCTTGAAAGAATAGCGACTTTATCATTAGTATTTATAGTAAAGCTTATATTATCTAAAACTAATTCACCATCAACCCTTTTAGATAGATTTTCAACTTTAAGCATATTATTTCCAGCTTCTCTTTCAGGTTTAAAGTCAATATATGGATATTTTCTATTCGAAACTTGCATATCTTCTAGTTGTAATTTATCTAATTGTTTTTTTCTGCTTGTAGCTTGTTTAGATTTAGAAGCATTTGCCGAGAATCTTACTATAAATTCTTGTAATTCTTTTCTTTTTTGCTCAATCTTTTTATTTTGATTTCTTAATAATTCTTGCATTAATTGAGAAGATTCATACCAGAAGTTATAGTTCCCAACGAATAATTTGATTTTTCCATAATCTATATCAGCTATATGAGTACATACTTTATTTAAAAAATGTCTATCATGTGAAACTATTAATACAGTAGTAGTTTCAAGATCCATAATAAAGTTTTCAAGCCAATTTACAGCTTTTAAATCAAGACCATTTGTAGGTTCATCAAGTAGTAGTATATCTGGATTTCCAAATAAACTTTGAGCAAGTAAAACCTTAACTTTTTCTGGTTCTGTAAGTTCTTTCATAAGCTTATAATGTAAATCAGGAGAAACTCCCAATCCATTTAAAAGTTTTTCTGCATTAGTTTCAGCTTCCCAACCATCTAAATCAGCAAATTCACCTTCAAGTTCAGAAATTTTAATTCCATCTTCATCAGTAAATTCTGTTTTTGAATATATTTCATTTCTTTCTTGCATAATTTTATAAAGTTTTTCATGTCCCATAATTACAACATCTAATACCATACTTTCTTCAAAAGCAAAGTGATCTTGTTTTAGAAATGAAATTCTTTTATTTTTATCTATAATTATTTCTCCATTTGTTGAGTCAACTTCACCAGTTAAAACTTTCAAAAAAGTAGATTTTCCTGCACCATTAGCTCCAATTATTCCATAACAATTACCCTCAGTAAATTTTATATTTACATCTTCGAATAATTTTCTTCCTCCAAATTGGACTGTTAAATTACTTGTAGTTATCATATTATGTCCTTTCAAATATCTATTTAATTACTTTAATTATATCAAAAAACATGTTTTTTTTCAAATTTTAAATATATGTAAAAAGGTTGCTTTTATTTATTTAATTATAGTATAATAATATTACATATTAAGTAAAAAGAGGTGATTAAAATGGGAATACCAATAAAAGATGGTTTTAAATTTTTAAAGGGAGCTATAAAGTATCATCCTACAACCAAAGTGCCACTTGAATATATTATTAAAGATGATGCGGTGTGCATAACGATATTTGATGAAGACTTAAAAAAAGTATTATTAGTAGAACAATATCGTCCAGGTGTAGATAAGTCCACATTTGAAAATGTTGCAGGTATAATTGATCCAGGAGAATCGCCTTATTTTGCGATAAGTAGAGAATTAAAAGAAGAAACAGGATATAATTTTGAAGATATTGTTGATGTAATCTCAATGAAAAATCCTATGTTAGTTGATCCATATATGACACAATATATACATTTTTATGCTGGTAGATTAAAATCTAATGAGATTATTCCAGGAGAAACAGATTTTGATGAAGCAGAGGATATTAAATCGCATTGGATAGAAATTGATCAAATAGAAAATTATTTAATTGATATGAAAACATTGTTATCAGTTAAATATTTTTTACCAATTTTAAAGAAAATGAGTGTGAAAAATGAATAATAATTTAGATATGGAAAAATTAACACAAGAAGAAATAGAATTACTTAAACAAGAAATAAAGAGTAGATTAGATCATGAAGAGGAAGAAGAATATTTTGAAGAGGATATAGATACTGAAGAAATAGCAGAGGATTTACAAAATTTAGAATCTGAAAAGGAAATAGAAGAATTTGTTGAAGAACATCATAGTGTTGATATAGCAGATTCATTTTATGAAATTGATGATGATACAGAATTATTAAGAGTATTTAATTTATTCAGTGATGATGTAAAAATAGAGTTATTTGAACAATCTGATGAAAAATTACAAGTTAGAATTTTAAATTTACTTGAATTAGATAAAGCTATAGATATTTTAACATATTTACCTCCAGATGATGTTGCAGATATATTAGGAACATTAGAATTAAGAAAAAGTAAAGAAATTTTAGATAATATGAAACGTTCTGATGCAAATAAAATAAGATTACTTTTAGGTTATGAAGATGATACAGCTGGTGGTATAATGACCACACAATATATAGCGTTTAAAAAGAATTTAAAAATTAAAGATATTATGGAAAAGATAAAAATTATCGGACCAAAAACAGAATATATAGAAACTATTTTTGTATTAGATGAAGAGGCTAGATTATTTGGAGAAGCAGATTTAAGAGATATATTAATATCTTCTGATGATACAACACTTGAAGAAATTACAAACGAAAATATTATTTATGTTGATCCATATTATGACCAAGAGAAAGTTGCACAAATTGTTTCAAGATATGGTTTAAAAGTAGTGCCTGTCGTAAATAGAAAAGGTAATATGCTTGGAATAATTACGATAGATGACGTTATTGATGTAATTAATGAAGAAAATACTGAAGATATCTTAAAAATGCATGGAGCAGGGGATGATGAAACTCTTGAGACAACTTTAAAGGATAGTGTTTTAAAAAGATTGCCATGGCTATCTATAAATTTAGTTACAGCATTTTTAGCTTCATTTACTGTGGGTCTGTTTTCTAAAACAATAGACGCTGTAGTCGCACTTGCCGTTTCTATGCCTATAGTATCTGGTATGGGTGGAAATGCAGGAACTCAAAGTTTGGCTGTTACAATAAGATCTATAGCACTAGATGAAAGTGATAGTGAGGAAACTTGGAAAATTTCAATCAAATATATATTTTTAGGATTTATAAATGGTATTATATTAGGTATAATATGTGCAATAGCAATATTTTTCTTTTATAGAAATATTTATCTAAGTCTTGTAATATTTTTAGCTATGATAGGAAACTGTGTTATAGCTTGCTTAGTAGGATATCTTATACCAGTCGGTCTAAAACTAGCTAAAATTGATCCAGCTATGGCATCAGCAGTAGTTTTAACAACAATAACAGATATATGTGGGTTCTTCTTATTTTTAGGACTTGCAACTTTATTTTTAGATAAATTAGTGTAGGTGAATAATGGTTAGATTTATAGTAATATTTTTTTTAATGAGTTTAATTATCAATGTAGTTAAAAAGATAATTCAAAACTACAATGATAGGTTTGAAAAAATAGTTGGTATTAATAATGAATTAATTATAACCAAGAAAGATTTTTTTACAATAAAAAATATATATGTTGATTTATTTAAGGTAAATAATATTTTAATTAATTCACTTTCTTTTAACTCTACAATAGAGGGAGCTAGAATAAAAAAGTTTAAAATAATATTAAGTGTTCAAAATAAGGTTATATTTATTAATAATAAAACTAATGTTTTAAAGATTATTAAAGCTATAAAATTATTAGATGAGAGCTTATATTACAAAGTGCTTGACAAAACTGTATTTGCTTTTTATCCTATTAGACTAACTCTTGAAAAAGAGATGGAGGAGATTAATATTGGTTGAAAAAATTCTAGGATATGAAGTAGAAAGAAAAAGAGTAAAAAATATAAATTTAAGAATAAGAGATGATTTAACTATATTTATTTCAGCACCTATTAATATAGATAAATACTATATTGAACAATTTATTTTATCTAAGAAAAATTGGATAGATAAAAATATAGAAAAGATGAAAGAATATAGGAAAAATATTCAAGATGAAACATTAGAAAATGGAACAAAAATTAAATTTTTAGGTAATTATTTTGAAGTTAATGTTATTAAAAATATATATGATAGTGTAATGATTTTGAATGATAAAATTATATTAAATACTAAAAACGATGATTTTAATTACAAGATAAAATTAATAGAACAATTTTATTATAAAGAAGCAGAAAAAGTATTTAAAGAGAGAATAGCTATATATTTATCAATAATGAATGAAAATATCAATAGACTTATAATAAAGAAAATTAAAGGTAAATGGGGCTATTGTAAACCAAACGAAAGAATTATAGCTCTGAATACTAAATTAATCAAAAGATCTTTATTTGAAATAGATTATGTAATAATACATGAATTATCTCATTTAAAACATCCTAATCATAGTATAAATTTTTATAGACATATAGAGAAATATATGCAAAATTATAAAGAGGCTGAAAAAAAATTAAAATATAAGTGAGGTGGTATTTATGGAAAAAATATACAATAGAATTAATATTAAAAGTAGTATTTTAATAATCTCTTCAATAATTATTATTGCAATTACTTCTACGAGTTTTTATACTGTTAATACAGGAGAGGTAGCAATAATTTCAACATTTGGAAAAGTTAATAAAATTGAAGGAGAAGGTTTAAATTTTAAAATACCTTTTATTCAATCTAAAGATATGTTGGAAATTAGAGAGAAAATATATGATTTCACAAAAGAAAATGGTGGAGATCTATCGTTAAATGTTTCTACAAAGGATATTCAAACAGTAAATATTGAATTAAATGTACAGGCAAGTATATCTGATCCAGAAAAATTGTATAAAGCTTTTCGTGGATATCATGAAGCAAGATTTATTAGACCGAGAGTAAGAGAGATAGTTCAAGCAACTATTTCAAAATACACTGTCGAAGAATTTGTTTCAAAAAGAACAGATATCTCTAAGTTAATATTTGAAAAATTAAAAGATGATTTTGATGTATATGGACTAAATGTTTCAAATATTTCAATAGTAAACCATGATTTTTCAGATGAATATGAAAGAGCTATAGAACAGAAAAAAATTGCTGAACAAGCAGTCGAAAAAGCAAGATCTGAACAAGAAAAATTATCTGTAGAGGCAGAAAATAGAGTTAAATTAGCAGAATACAATTTAAAAGAAAAAGAATTACAAGCAAAAGCAAACCAAATTGAAAGTAATTCATTATCTAAACAATTATTACAAAAAATGGCTATAGAGAAATGGAATGGTGAACTTCCAAAAGTTCAAAATGATTCTTCAGCAATATTAATTAACGATGTATTAAAATAGAAGGAGATAAATATGAAAATAAAAATTACTACAAATAAAGGTGAGATAGTATTAAACTTGTTTGAGGAATCAGCTCCAATTACAGTTGCTAGCTTTATCAATTTAGTTAATAGAGGTTTTTACAACGGGTTAAAGTTTCATAGAGTAATAGAAGATTTTATGGCTCAAGGTGGAGATCCTACTGGAACAGGTATGGGTGGACCTGGATATATGTTTGGTGATGAATTTTACAACGGATATACTTTTGATAAACCTGGATATCTAGCAATGGCAAATGCAGGACCAAATACTAATGGATCACAATTTTTCATTACTACTGTAGTTACAGAGTGGCTAAATAATAAGCACACTATATTTGGTGAAGTTAGTTCTGAAAATGATTTAAATATTGTTAAGTCATTAGTTACTGGAGATGTTATGGAAAAAATTGAGATAATAGAAACTAATGAGGATTATTTAGGAAAAGTTGTAGAAATAATGGCAGAGTTTAATAGAAAGATAGAGAAATCTATATAGACCGTTTAGTCTAAATAGTTATTGTATAAAAGAAAAGCTATTCATTTGAATAGCTTTTTATCTTATATTATTTTCAAGTTCAGATAATTTTTCATCTATTAATTTTAATATGTATTCTTTATCCTTTTCGTTATTAACAAAATCAATTTCATCTACATTAATAGTAATTATTTCAGATATATTATAGTTTTTAAAATATTCTCTATAATGTCTATCTAAGCTTTCCCAATAATATCTAGGAACTATTTGTTCATAATCTCTTCCTCTTTTTTTGATTTTAGCAAGTGCTGAATCAACAGAAGTTTCTAAATATATCATTAAAGCAGGTTTTTCAACATGTTCTAACATATTAAAAAGTAATTCTTCATATAAATCAAATTCTTCTTGTGTCATATCCCCATCTTCAACTAACATTTTAGAAAATATAACATCCCCATAAATAGATCTATCCATAACACATTTACCAATTCTTGATGCATTTTTTATAGCCTGAAATCTTTTATTTAA
The genomic region above belongs to Streptobacillus moniliformis DSM 12112 and contains:
- a CDS encoding NUDIX hydrolase, which translates into the protein MGIPIKDGFKFLKGAIKYHPTTKVPLEYIIKDDAVCITIFDEDLKKVLLVEQYRPGVDKSTFENVAGIIDPGESPYFAISRELKEETGYNFEDIVDVISMKNPMLVDPYMTQYIHFYAGRLKSNEIIPGETDFDEAEDIKSHWIEIDQIENYLIDMKTLLSVKYFLPILKKMSVKNE
- a CDS encoding prohibitin family protein; translation: MEKIYNRINIKSSILIISSIIIIAITSTSFYTVNTGEVAIISTFGKVNKIEGEGLNFKIPFIQSKDMLEIREKIYDFTKENGGDLSLNVSTKDIQTVNIELNVQASISDPEKLYKAFRGYHEARFIRPRVREIVQATISKYTVEEFVSKRTDISKLIFEKLKDDFDVYGLNVSNISIVNHDFSDEYERAIEQKKIAEQAVEKARSEQEKLSVEAENRVKLAEYNLKEKELQAKANQIESNSLSKQLLQKMAIEKWNGELPKVQNDSSAILINDVLK
- the mgtE gene encoding magnesium transporter, giving the protein MNNNLDMEKLTQEEIELLKQEIKSRLDHEEEEEYFEEDIDTEEIAEDLQNLESEKEIEEFVEEHHSVDIADSFYEIDDDTELLRVFNLFSDDVKIELFEQSDEKLQVRILNLLELDKAIDILTYLPPDDVADILGTLELRKSKEILDNMKRSDANKIRLLLGYEDDTAGGIMTTQYIAFKKNLKIKDIMEKIKIIGPKTEYIETIFVLDEEARLFGEADLRDILISSDDTTLEEITNENIIYVDPYYDQEKVAQIVSRYGLKVVPVVNRKGNMLGIITIDDVIDVINEENTEDILKMHGAGDDETLETTLKDSVLKRLPWLSINLVTAFLASFTVGLFSKTIDAVVALAVSMPIVSGMGGNAGTQSLAVTIRSIALDESDSEETWKISIKYIFLGFINGIILGIICAIAIFFFYRNIYLSLVIFLAMIGNCVIACLVGYLIPVGLKLAKIDPAMASAVVLTTITDICGFFLFLGLATLFLDKLV
- a CDS encoding deoxynucleoside kinase, which produces MKGIICVDGVVGVGKSSLGKILAEKYDSVLYEEPVIDNPILDKYYYDRKRWSFPLQIFFLNKRFQAIKNASRIGKCVMDRSIYGDVIFSKMLVEDGDMTQEEFDLYEELLFNMLEHVEKPALMIYLETSVDSALAKIKKRGRDYEQIVPRYYWESLDRHYREYFKNYNISEIITINVDEIDFVNNEKDKEYILKLIDEKLSELENNIR
- a CDS encoding ABC-F family ATP-binding cassette domain-containing protein; this translates as MITTSNLTVQFGGRKLFEDVNIKFTEGNCYGIIGANGAGKSTFLKVLTGEVDSTNGEIIIDKNKRISFLKQDHFAFEESMVLDVVIMGHEKLYKIMQERNEIYSKTEFTDEDGIKISELEGEFADLDGWEAETNAEKLLNGLGVSPDLHYKLMKELTEPEKVKVLLAQSLFGNPDILLLDEPTNGLDLKAVNWLENFIMDLETTTVLIVSHDRHFLNKVCTHIADIDYGKIKLFVGNYNFWYESSQLMQELLRNQNKKIEQKRKELQEFIVRFSANASKSKQATSRKKQLDKLQLEDMQVSNRKYPYIDFKPEREAGNNMLKVENLSKRVDGELVLDNISFTINTNDKVAILSRNDIAKTTLFQILAGELEADSGSFEWGMTTTQSYFPKDNSEYFENINLSLIDWLRQYSKDQHEEYVRGFLGRMLFSGDEARKEAKVLSGGEKVRCMLAKMMLSGANVLLLDNPTDHLDLESITSLNKGLTRFNGTILFTTHDHEFIQTVANKIIEITPKGLIYKEMSFDEYIEDEELQEHISNLYR
- a CDS encoding M48 family metallopeptidase; the protein is MVEKILGYEVERKRVKNINLRIRDDLTIFISAPINIDKYYIEQFILSKKNWIDKNIEKMKEYRKNIQDETLENGTKIKFLGNYFEVNVIKNIYDSVMILNDKIILNTKNDDFNYKIKLIEQFYYKEAEKVFKERIAIYLSIMNENINRLIIKKIKGKWGYCKPNERIIALNTKLIKRSLFEIDYVIIHELSHLKHPNHSINFYRHIEKYMQNYKEAEKKLKYK
- a CDS encoding peptidylprolyl isomerase translates to MNMKIKITTNKGEIVLNLFEESAPITVASFINLVNRGFYNGLKFHRVIEDFMAQGGDPTGTGMGGPGYMFGDEFYNGYTFDKPGYLAMANAGPNTNGSQFFITTVVTEWLNNKHTIFGEVSSENDLNIVKSLVTGDVMEKIEIIETNEDYLGKVVEIMAEFNRKIEKSI